A single window of Anaerocolumna chitinilytica DNA harbors:
- a CDS encoding flagellar protein FlgN, whose translation MASLIEELIITLEQECEIYKELLPAAREKTQIIVKNDIKTLQEITNKEQLLADRINALEKKREEVIKNIGVVVSKDPKSINIRTVIQMMEKQPAEKDKLIQIHDALKRTIQNLAEINNHNKSLIQQSLEMIEFNMNFIQSARVLPGNNGYNKGANQVDAYPDQAGMFDAKQ comes from the coding sequence GTGGCTAGTTTAATTGAAGAATTAATCATAACATTAGAGCAGGAATGCGAGATTTATAAAGAGCTTCTTCCGGCTGCCAGGGAAAAAACACAGATAATCGTAAAGAATGATATTAAAACTCTTCAGGAAATAACAAACAAAGAACAACTCCTGGCAGACAGGATAAATGCCCTTGAAAAGAAAAGGGAAGAAGTCATAAAGAATATAGGTGTAGTGGTCAGCAAAGACCCGAAATCAATCAATATCCGCACTGTCATACAAATGATGGAAAAACAGCCGGCTGAGAAAGATAAACTGATCCAAATTCATGATGCTCTGAAGCGAACGATACAAAATCTCGCAGAAATTAACAATCACAATAAATCCTTAATACAACAATCCCTGGAGATGATAGAATTCAATATGAATTTTATACAAAGCGCCAGAGTCTTGCCGGGCAATAATGGGTACAACAAGGGTGCCAATCAGGTGGACGCTTATCCCGACCAGGCGGGGATGTTTGATGCGAAGCAATAA
- the flgM gene encoding flagellar biosynthesis anti-sigma factor FlgM — protein MRIDAYNKISQVYQASNIQKVSKVTGGSEKDKLEISNTAKDYQIAKQAISQIPDVREDKVNAIKKQIQSGTYNVNMEEVASHIVEKYFEKTI, from the coding sequence ATGCGAATCGATGCATATAACAAAATTTCACAAGTATATCAAGCCAGTAATATTCAAAAGGTATCCAAGGTTACAGGCGGTTCAGAAAAAGATAAGTTAGAGATTTCCAATACGGCAAAGGATTACCAGATTGCAAAACAAGCGATTAGTCAGATTCCCGATGTACGTGAGGATAAAGTCAATGCAATTAAGAAACAGATACAGTCAGGCACTTATAATGTCAACATGGAAGAAGTAGCTTCCCATATTGTTGAGAAATATTTTGAGAAAACCATATAA
- a CDS encoding diaminopimelate decarboxylase — protein MKTPFVTKEQLEAIVKEYPTPFHLYDEKGIRENARKLKQAFSWNKGFKEYFAVKATPNPFILQILKEEGCGADCSSLTELMMSDALGFRESDIMFSSNTTPSEEFIKASELNAIINLDDYTHIDILNELTGIPKTICCRYNPGGVFTISNGIMDNPGDAKYGFTKEQLIDGYKKLMSLGAEEFGIHSFLASNTVTNEYYPVLAKILFELAVELNEKTGAKIKFINLSGGVGIPYKPDQEPNDILAIGEGVRKAFEEVLVPAGMGDVEIYTELGRFMLAPYGHLVATAIHEKHIYKEYIGLDACAVDLMRPAMYGAYHHITVMGKENEPLDHMYDVTGSLCENNDKFAIDRMLPEIDKGDLIVIHDTGAHGYAMGYNYNGKLRSAELLLQEDGSVKLIRRKESPKDYFSTFDFCDVLKDIKY, from the coding sequence ATGAAGACACCATTTGTTACAAAAGAACAGCTTGAAGCCATTGTAAAAGAATATCCCACCCCTTTTCATTTATATGATGAGAAAGGAATCAGAGAGAATGCCAGAAAATTAAAGCAGGCATTTTCCTGGAATAAAGGCTTTAAAGAATACTTTGCTGTGAAAGCCACTCCCAATCCTTTTATTCTTCAGATATTAAAAGAAGAAGGCTGCGGGGCAGATTGCTCTTCTTTGACAGAATTAATGATGTCAGATGCTCTTGGTTTTAGGGAAAGCGATATTATGTTTTCTTCTAATACAACTCCCTCGGAAGAATTTATAAAAGCGAGCGAGCTGAATGCAATTATAAATTTGGATGATTATACCCATATAGATATATTAAACGAACTGACAGGCATTCCAAAGACAATCTGCTGCCGTTATAATCCTGGCGGAGTGTTTACTATAAGCAATGGAATTATGGATAATCCCGGAGATGCTAAATATGGCTTTACCAAAGAACAGCTGATAGATGGCTACAAGAAGCTTATGAGTCTTGGAGCAGAGGAGTTCGGAATTCACTCGTTTCTTGCCAGCAATACGGTAACCAATGAATATTATCCGGTGCTGGCTAAGATTCTCTTTGAACTTGCCGTAGAATTAAATGAGAAAACAGGTGCTAAGATCAAATTCATCAATCTGTCCGGCGGCGTGGGAATTCCCTACAAACCGGATCAGGAGCCCAATGACATCCTGGCCATCGGTGAAGGGGTCAGAAAGGCTTTTGAAGAGGTGCTGGTACCGGCAGGTATGGGAGATGTAGAAATTTATACAGAATTAGGGCGATTTATGCTTGCACCTTATGGACATCTGGTAGCAACAGCAATTCATGAAAAGCACATTTACAAAGAGTATATTGGCCTGGATGCCTGCGCGGTAGATCTTATGAGGCCGGCTATGTACGGAGCCTACCATCATATTACTGTCATGGGGAAAGAGAATGAGCCTTTGGATCATATGTATGATGTGACCGGTTCCCTTTGTGAAAATAATGATAAGTTCGCAATTGACCGCATGTTACCGGAGATTGATAAGGGAGACCTTATTGTTATCCATGATACAGGTGCCCATGGTTATGCTATGGGGTATAACTATAACGGCAAATTAAGATCTGCAGAGCTTTTGCTACAGGAAGACGGTTCGGTAAAGCTAATCAGAAGAAAAGAAAGTCCTAAGGATTATTTTAGTACCTTTGATTTTTGTGATGTTTTAAAGGATATAAAATACTAA
- a CDS encoding PHP-associated domain-containing protein — protein sequence MMKTYKYDTHVHTKEGSACADISGSRQARLYKELGYDGIIITDHFYNGNTAVSRKLPWEQWVNGFIKGYEEAYEEGKKIGLSVFFGWEESIKGMDFLIYGLNKDWLLKNRDILGMDIAEHYNKIKNDGGFIVHAHPFRKRYLLEDVRPTPEFEDAVEIINGGNREAIYNKLAGEYAMQWHKPVTGGSDAHHKKDKHIGIVLDSPINNIKEYCDVVREGKITKILDC from the coding sequence ATGATGAAAACATATAAATATGATACGCATGTACACACGAAGGAAGGAAGTGCCTGCGCAGATATAAGCGGCAGCAGGCAGGCAAGACTTTACAAAGAACTGGGATATGACGGCATTATCATAACCGATCATTTTTACAATGGGAATACGGCAGTATCCCGTAAGCTGCCCTGGGAACAGTGGGTAAATGGCTTTATAAAAGGTTATGAGGAGGCATATGAAGAAGGGAAAAAAATTGGGTTATCTGTCTTTTTTGGCTGGGAAGAAAGTATTAAAGGAATGGATTTTCTGATATATGGCCTGAATAAAGACTGGCTTCTTAAAAACAGGGATATTCTTGGAATGGATATTGCCGAGCACTACAATAAGATAAAGAATGACGGCGGTTTTATCGTACATGCCCATCCCTTCCGTAAACGGTATCTGCTGGAAGATGTAAGACCAACCCCTGAGTTTGAAGATGCGGTAGAGATTATAAACGGTGGTAATAGAGAAGCAATTTATAACAAACTGGCAGGCGAATATGCAATGCAGTGGCACAAGCCTGTAACGGGAGGGTCCGATGCACATCACAAAAAGGACAAGCATATAGGGATTGTATTGGATTCGCCTATCAATAATATTAAAGAATACTGTGATGTAGTAAGAGAAGGGAAAATAACAAAGATACTGGACTGTTGA
- a CDS encoding TrmB family transcriptional regulator, whose product MELIDQFMSFGLTRQESTIYMTLQINGELTGYEVAKLTGISRSNTYNALAGLVEKGAAFVMEGSVTRYTAVAFEEFSNNVIYKLSAIRSRIIPNLPERKKETDGYITIKGEEHIINKLRNLLNETESRIYISVSSDILDIIRQDILKLIDDKKKVVILTDSPSGFDGAVIHRKEQVKRQVRLIVDSSKVLTGEITDKDFSTCLYSKNQNLVDVFKEMLQNEITLLQLKEKESDR is encoded by the coding sequence ATGGAATTAATCGATCAGTTTATGTCCTTTGGACTTACCAGACAGGAATCAACTATTTACATGACCTTGCAGATTAATGGTGAGCTTACGGGCTATGAAGTTGCCAAGCTTACAGGAATTTCCCGTTCCAACACTTATAACGCATTAGCTGGATTAGTAGAAAAAGGAGCCGCCTTTGTAATGGAGGGCAGTGTAACCAGATATACAGCAGTTGCTTTTGAAGAATTCAGCAATAATGTGATATATAAATTAAGTGCTATCCGAAGCCGGATTATCCCAAATCTTCCTGAAAGGAAGAAGGAAACTGATGGGTACATCACCATTAAAGGCGAAGAACACATTATAAATAAGCTCCGTAACCTTTTAAATGAAACCGAAAGCCGAATCTATATCAGTGTGTCCTCCGATATCCTGGATATTATACGTCAGGATATTCTGAAATTGATAGACGATAAGAAGAAAGTTGTTATTCTGACTGATAGTCCGTCAGGCTTTGACGGTGCCGTAATTCACAGAAAGGAACAGGTAAAGCGCCAGGTTCGCCTTATCGTAGATTCCAGCAAAGTGCTGACCGGCGAAATAACGGATAAAGATTTCTCTACCTGCCTCTATTCCAAGAATCAGAACCTGGTAGATGTCTTTAAAGAAATGCTGCAAAATGAGATTACTCTCCTGCAATTAAAAGAAAAGGAATCCGACCGATAA
- a CDS encoding DNA gyrase/topoisomerase IV subunit B, translated as MEQYTGSQIVVLEGLEAVRKRPGMYIGSTGSRGLHHLIWEILDNGIDEHLAGFCTKINVILRKDGGITLRDNGRGVPVDIHPTKKIPTARVVYTILHAGGKFGGTAYKVSGGLHGVGASVVNALSKRMIVEIRKDGKIYQDEYINGGHPITELVDGLLPVIGKCNKGDTGTQVTFYPDDTIFETIEFKSDTIKKKLKEVAYLNKNLAIHFLDETTGEEKVYQEEFGIKSFVSYLNRESTVLHDEPIYICGQSGEVEVEVAFQYTDSYTEQINAYCNRINVVDGGTLVTGFKTALTRVINQYARELGTLKEKDENLDGKDIRNGLVVIISIKHPDPQFEGQTKTKLGNTDAKSAVDEVFSSEVQRYFDKNIEVLKRIIDNSMKSYNARKAGDKARLAVLKQISDSDAKIKLASCSSKKAEECEVYIVEGDSAGGTVKTARDRRTQAVLPLRGKILNVEKSSLEKILVNNEIKSMIASFGCGIGDDFDINKLRYNKIIILTDADVDGAHISTLLLTFFYRFMPELILEGKVYRGLPPLYKVEYETSGKSKKKKQSEYLFNDFELEKFRKIKENKILNLQRYKGLGEMDASQLWETTLNPETRILAQVTISDTVEADEITSILMSNNVPPRRSFIIEEAKYAKLDI; from the coding sequence ATGGAACAATATACCGGCAGTCAGATTGTAGTTTTAGAAGGTTTGGAGGCTGTCAGGAAGCGTCCCGGCATGTACATCGGAAGCACCGGCTCAAGAGGTCTGCACCACCTTATATGGGAAATTCTTGATAACGGAATAGATGAGCATCTGGCAGGCTTTTGCACAAAAATCAATGTAATACTTAGAAAAGACGGCGGAATAACTCTGAGAGATAACGGAAGAGGCGTTCCTGTTGACATACACCCTACGAAAAAGATTCCCACCGCCAGAGTGGTTTATACCATTTTACATGCCGGGGGAAAGTTTGGCGGAACCGCCTATAAAGTATCCGGAGGTCTTCACGGTGTTGGTGCCTCTGTTGTGAATGCTCTATCAAAACGTATGATAGTCGAGATTCGTAAAGACGGTAAAATATATCAGGACGAATATATTAACGGCGGCCATCCTATTACAGAGCTTGTGGATGGTCTGTTGCCGGTGATCGGTAAATGCAATAAAGGCGATACCGGAACACAGGTTACCTTCTACCCCGACGATACCATTTTTGAGACAATAGAATTCAAATCCGATACCATTAAAAAGAAATTAAAAGAGGTTGCTTACCTCAATAAAAATCTTGCTATTCATTTTCTGGATGAAACCACCGGTGAAGAAAAAGTCTACCAGGAAGAATTCGGAATAAAAAGCTTTGTATCTTACTTAAATCGCGAGTCAACTGTACTTCATGATGAGCCTATCTATATCTGCGGTCAGAGCGGTGAGGTAGAAGTTGAAGTTGCATTTCAATATACAGATTCCTATACTGAGCAGATAAATGCTTATTGCAACCGAATCAATGTTGTAGACGGCGGTACCCTTGTAACCGGCTTTAAAACTGCCCTTACCCGTGTAATCAACCAATATGCCAGAGAGCTTGGCACCCTAAAAGAAAAGGATGAAAATCTGGATGGAAAAGATATCAGAAACGGTCTGGTAGTTATCATCTCCATCAAACACCCTGATCCCCAATTTGAAGGACAGACCAAAACGAAGCTTGGCAATACCGATGCCAAGAGTGCGGTGGATGAAGTCTTTTCCTCCGAAGTACAGCGCTACTTTGATAAGAATATAGAAGTTCTAAAACGAATTATCGATAATTCCATGAAGTCCTACAACGCCAGAAAAGCCGGTGATAAAGCAAGACTAGCCGTACTGAAGCAGATCTCTGATTCTGACGCTAAAATAAAGCTTGCATCCTGCTCTTCCAAAAAAGCAGAGGAATGTGAAGTTTATATTGTCGAAGGTGATTCTGCCGGCGGAACGGTAAAGACCGCCAGAGACCGCCGTACCCAGGCTGTGCTTCCCCTGCGCGGAAAGATTCTGAATGTAGAGAAATCTTCCCTTGAGAAAATACTTGTCAATAATGAAATCAAGTCCATGATTGCTTCCTTTGGCTGCGGAATTGGTGATGACTTTGACATTAATAAACTCCGTTACAACAAGATTATTATCTTAACCGATGCCGATGTAGACGGGGCCCATATCAGTACTCTTCTTCTTACCTTTTTCTATCGTTTTATGCCTGAGCTGATTTTGGAAGGAAAGGTTTACAGAGGGCTTCCTCCTTTATATAAAGTAGAATACGAAACTTCCGGAAAGAGCAAAAAAAAGAAACAATCGGAATATTTATTTAATGATTTTGAACTGGAGAAGTTCCGTAAAATAAAAGAGAATAAAATACTAAACCTCCAGCGTTACAAAGGTCTTGGTGAAATGGATGCCTCCCAGCTCTGGGAAACCACCCTGAATCCTGAAACCAGAATCCTCGCCCAGGTCACTATCAGTGATACGGTAGAAGCTGACGAGATTACTTCTATCCTGATGAGCAATAATGTTCCGCCCAGAAGGAGTTTTATTATAGAGGAAGCCAAATACGCCAAGCTGGATATTTAA